A window of Garciella nitratireducens DSM 15102 contains these coding sequences:
- a CDS encoding lytic transglycosylase domain-containing protein: MKKRKWIILLFIFIIMIYIFHPIIVEMLFPIKFQKHIMEYSKEYQVDPYLIASIIKVESNYNPYAQSSKDARGLMQVLPSTGKWAAEELGFKNFYPEKLYDPETNIQIGIWYIKKLNQQFDRNLHLVLAAYNAGSGNICKWLEDKRYSNDGENLEYIPFEETRNYIKKVLFYYNLYQRIYNLDEFKEENYE; encoded by the coding sequence TTGAAAAAAAGGAAATGGATTATTTTGTTATTTATTTTTATCATAATGATTTACATTTTTCATCCGATAATCGTGGAAATGCTTTTCCCTATAAAATTTCAAAAGCATATTATGGAATATAGTAAAGAATATCAAGTGGACCCTTATTTGATTGCTTCTATTATAAAAGTAGAAAGTAATTATAATCCTTATGCACAGTCTTCTAAAGATGCACGAGGGCTAATGCAAGTTTTACCGTCTACAGGGAAATGGGCAGCAGAGGAATTAGGATTTAAAAATTTTTATCCAGAAAAACTTTATGATCCTGAAACCAATATTCAGATTGGTATTTGGTATATTAAAAAGTTAAATCAACAATTTGATAGAAATCTTCATCTGGTTTTAGCTGCTTATAATGCAGGAAGTGGAAATATTTGTAAATGGTTAGAAGATAAAAGATATAGTAATGATGGAGAAAACTTAGAGTATATTCCTTTTGAAGAAACAAGAAATTATATTAAAAAGGTATTGTTTTATTATAATTTATATCAAAGAATTTATAATTTGGATGAGTTTAAGGAGGAAAATTACGAATGA